ATCGCCTAATTAATGTTATGACATTTTGACCTCAATTCTGTTATTACCCGCATCCCAAAAATGCCGGACCACAAATAATGATCTCAGTGATAATGTCCCGAATTAGAGCTCCCCTTTAAATCAAAGCCTCCCTAACCCTTCCCGACCCCCAATTCCCATCTGGTACCTCCTTTAAAAGGAGATGCTACATTTACCAGTAATAGTGTCATATGCATTGCCAAACGAAAAAATGAAAGCATCACGCAGtagtagaagaagatattTATTTATTCGTATACGGCTTTGAGGATAAAGTTGGTGACAATTGCGGCGAGAAGAGCGACGCATAGGATAGTCTGTGATTGTGCAAGCGGGGAAGGAGAATCGGGTTAGCGACTGTCTTGCTTAGGTTTCTGATATCTCTGTTGACCTCATCCAGCCTTGACTGCAGACGTTTCCCCTCCGTCAGGACGTTCCTCCTAACATCTTCCCACCTCTAGCCTCTCGCCATATCAATTACCATCTTTTCAATGCCCTTATTGAAAACCCTCGCGGGCCTCAAAAGCAGGGTAACAATGGCAAAAAGGACCTCTAataaaagaagatgaactCACGGGACCCAAGCGGTCGTCATAGGGAGCCCCAGTCCTTAGTCTTATAGCTCTTGCACGCATTTGATAGATGACTAGCGCGTAGAGCATGACGCCCATCGCAATAATGGTGTACATTGCGGCGGATATCTTGCCCACCTACATatgagaagagggatgaagattAGCTAGTGATCTGGTGATATTGACAGAACCTCGAGgtagaagaaaaaaaagaaacagaCCTTATCGCCAAAATTTAAGAGGCCGACCGCTAGACCGCCAAGGACGACGGCAAAATGAAGCCATGACAGAAATGTACGTCTGTTTTCAGTTCAGTTATTGTCCACAGTATCACCAAATTGAAGTGTAAGTTAAAGCCCGACCAATGCACGAATGATTGGATTAGAGATGGATAGTTGAGAGGTGATAAGCCACACCTAGCATATAAcggaaaggatgggcgtACTCATTGGCGAAGAATACCTTGGGCTCTACTCTGACGGGGAGGGCAATCCTCTATTGTCACAAGTTGCAATGATCTTAGTCAGCGAACGGATGGTATAAGGGAAGGGGCTCTAATCTGATTCTTGTTTCTGCCGGTGGATATGAGACATACTTTTTTGGCCGTTCTCTGCAGAAGTGGTTGTGTGGACATTCCTTGAATCGCAGACTGGTTGTGCTCTTCTAAGCTTTGGTATGATTCAGAAGCGGTTGGATGGCGGTATGTTTTGAGAGAATGAGGTATTGATGCACGTATGATTGAATAAAGGGGGCAGGGATATATGATACAGCTATTATTGCTTACAAAATTATGGGTTTCCAAAATGACAACCAAGACAGGGCGACGATCCGTACATGCACTGAAGCGCACGTGCGTCATTGGCGGGGCAAGGAGGCTGAAtga
The nucleotide sequence above comes from Cryptococcus neoformans var. grubii H99 chromosome 1, complete sequence. Encoded proteins:
- a CDS encoding vacuolar transporter chaperone 1, producing MSTQPLLQRTAKKRIALPVRVEPKVFFANERTFLSWLHFAVVLGGLAVGLLNFGDKVGKISAAMYTIIAMGVMLYALVIYQMRARAIRLRTGAPYDDRLGPTILCVALLAAIVTNFILKAVYE